Genomic DNA from uncultured Methanospirillum sp.:
CATTATCCGGAGTAGGAGTTGTAATCGGAATAGCACTTGGAGTGCTTCGTGTAATGGGGATGATATAATGTTTAACTCGTATACAGAGAACACCCTGCAGTATCATCAGGATAGATGTATTAACTGTAAACGATGCACTGAAGTCTGTCCGCACGGTGTATTTGAAGAGGGTGAGAAGGCAGCAATCCTGAAAAACCAGACCCGGTGCATGGAATGTGGAGCATGTGCCCTGAACTGTCCGGTGCAGGCCATCGAGGTTCAGAGCGGAGTTGGATGTGCCTGGGCGATGATCGGTGCTGCGATCAGAGGAAAGGATATGGATAGCGGAGTGTGCAGCTGTGGCGGGGATTCTGGCTCCTGCTGCGGTGAATAAAACATCCCCGCACTCACCCGGTTCAGGATTACTGCATCTTATCCTGGATATCAGTCCTTTTTTACTCCAAAAACAGCCTGACAGTAAAAGACAGACCGACTAGGATAAATATGACGGAAACAATCCGTCTGACCCATATCTCTGCTGCCTGAACCTTGCCGAGATATGTACCACACCGGTTTACTCCGGTCGCAAGCAGAATAGAGAAGAGGATCACGGGAAGACTGGTTGCAAGCCCGAATGAGAGAGGCACTCCAATCGGATCGCGGGTACTGAGCGCAAGCGGGACCAGCATACCAAAGAACAGGACGGCACTAAACGGACAGAAACTGATCGCAAACAAAATCCCGAGAAAGAAACTACCGATAAGACCCTGATGTGATAACTTCTCATATATCTCTTCTTTGAGGGTTTGTAGTCCGGCATGCTCAAGGGCAAATGAGAAGGGGATGAGCTCAGACATCAAAATACCACAGATCAGAAGCACCGGCCCGAGGAGAAGATCACCATACTCCTGCAGGAACAGGGCTATTGATTGTACATTTAATCCACAGAGTACGATGAGTGCTGCGATTGCAACATATACTGCCATTCTGCCAAAGCTGTACAACAGGCCCACAAGAATGGTGTACCTGCTGTTTCCGATGTTCCGGGAGACGTACGCTATCGCTGTGATATTTGTCGCCAGGGGGCAGGGACTTATCACCATCATCAGACCGATGAAGAACGCAGCAACGAGCGAAATATCACTCGTTCCCATCGTCTCCATGAAACTCATCAGGTCAGTCACGAACTCACCGGTTCAAGTTATTCCAGAGACCCGGAAAGCCTTCTGTCAAGGAGATTCTTAAGATAGGTCATGAAATCATCTTTGTTTCCGGTTTTATACCAGACTTTCACATCTTCTTCCTTGTGAAATTTTGTACCATTTGTGACTCCTATCATCAGGGATGAACCAGTCACTTCAAACTTTTTTACAAGGTCAGCATTTTTAGGGTCCTGAAAGTTGATGTGATCAAAGACGAGTTTCTTATTTTCAAGTTCATTAGGGTAATATTTCTTCACAGTCTCTTCTGCATAATCACCAATAGCAGTGCAGGTCCTGCACCCATTTGTCGGGTGAAAATGGTATACCTCAACCTGGTTGACACCAGATGGGGTTTCATTTGTGTCAGCGGCGGCCGATACACTCCAGATGCAGAGACCTGCACACATGAGGATGAACGTGATGACTGCAATTCTGTGGAATAAGTTACGTAATGACGATTGCTTCATAATATAACCTTATAGAAGATGAGACAGGACTCAGGAACAGGTTGTGTGAAAAGTACTCCGGAAAGGAGTATCATCACATACTCATTAATTTCAATTTAATTTGAATCGTTAAAAAGGCACCGAAGATTAAAATTTATTCATGATGAAGATCAGGTTCGTTTGACGAAAACGGTTACGCAAGTCAAATTAACAAGGGATATGACGAATGGAAAGTCCCTTTTGGTATTCAACGCCAGATAAAGACAATATACACTCGCAGGCTATAAGGATAGCATCCATCATGGATGCTTATTGAGGTACGAAAAACCTTTGCCACCAATCGAAGACGAATATCAGAGCAATATCAAGAAAATGATTAGAGAGTGGGTATTCTCTGTGGAATCCCACCGGAGAGAACCAGATTGTGATCAAAATTTTTCAAGACAATCAATCATGTACAGCGTTTATCGATACCATGTTGATGTTTTTGCTGTATGATATTCCCACTGACTTGTGACTCTGAATAGATCCTGTAATTGAACTCCAATTTGATATTCTGTCTTTGGCGTCAACCGTACAGCAGTATATGATGTCGCTTCTCCGGAGAGGTTAGCGACAATATTTCCATTGAGCGTGATTGGAATACGTGTAATCTGATGGTTTTGAGGGAGCGTCCAGTTCCAGGTGATCGTGAACGGGGTTATCTGCGTAGTATGTAGATCTTTGACAGGGGAGACCGTACTGTCACGTACCTTGATCCTCTCAAACCAGGGAAGATTTGCGGAGTAATTTTCTCCATGAGCGGTATACAGATATCCATCTTCAGCAATGGAGCCGAGATCATGATAACGTGGGTACATCATTGTTGGTAGATCAGGGGTAACCGTCCAACTCTTGTTTGCCACAGAAAAATGTGCGATATCACTGTAAACCACACCTAGAGACGTAACTCTGCGACCCCCTGCGATCCAGAGCGAACCATCAGGATCCGATCCACTCGCCCCATAATCCCATCCTATCGTGTCTGGAATATCCGGGAGCAACGACCATTTCTCACCGTCAAACCGCTCAGCAGATCTCAAATTATGCTTATCGAAATCAAAAATACCACCGTATGAATCCAATCCCCCAGCCACGATAATCGTCCCGTTTCCTGATGATGCAAAAAACTGTGTCCGATTGGTGAGCATCGAAGGAGCCTGACTCCATTGACCGGTGGTGGTATTCAGGCAGAAGACCTGGTTGGTGACATTAAAATAATCGATATTTCCCCCAATAACATACATCCGATCCCCGATTACTCCGGTTTTATACAGATATCTCCCTGAAACCCGACGATCTGAAGCAATCTGTGACCACGAATCATTCGTGATATCATATACATTCAGCGTTTCATTCCTGTATCGTCCAGAAATGAAAACCTTCCCGTTTATCAATGAACCTTCGAGATATCCACCCGGTTCAGGCATCGGTGTGATAGATTCCCAGGTTGTGTTCACAATGTCATATCTGAACGATGATGAGCTGGAACTGCCTCCAAAATGATACACGTATCGGCCTGATGAAACCATAGCTGAACCATAGGCATCAAGCGGAACATCAGGAAGTGCCTCCGCTTCCGTTACGGTACAAGCTGCATTCACTGCCTCTCCGAATCCCCCATTCAGATCAGAAAGCCGATATGAAGGATTATAATAACCAAATTGTGCAGGGGATGTTCCCTGAAAGGTAAATGATATATATTCACCAGGAGCGGTCGTTGTTCCTTTCGGAAATTCGATCCTTTCCGGCCCCATGAGGATTGTATCCCGATTTTGTGCGATCAGCGATATCGAGCGGTTTGAATTCCAGGTATCAGTTCCTGCATTCTGCATGGTGATGTTACATTGAAAGGCAGTATTCGTGTGCATTATCGGTGGCATATTCATGGATCCGATTGCATCGTACGGAGATACCTCCTGAAGAACTGCTGCAGAAGCGTTGATCCTGCCTCCTGCTATGCAATACCTGATTAAATTGGAATTTTTATCTGCTGCTCGTAACAATGCTGCTTTTATTTGAACGTTCGAATATCCGGGATGCAGGGACTTCATCAACGCGACAACACCCGCTACCATGGGAGAAGAGAATGATGTACCATTGTCATATTTGTATGGAATATCCTGGGACGACAGATTTGTGGAATTCAGGGACGTTTGATCATGTTTCATCGGCTTCAGGAGAAGAATATGAGATCCCGGAGCAGCGATAAAGATCGTGTTCTTCCCATAATTGGAGAATGATGACCTTTGATCATGGTCATCGGTGGACATGACCGGCATTACATTTGGTGAGAGGAACTGTGGCATCCGATCTACATACCCATCAACATCACTGTTTTCATTACTCGCACTCCAGGTCATGATACCGGGAAATGCTGCTATTGCATCTAACA
This window encodes:
- a CDS encoding S8 family serine peptidase, whose product is MAVRFISFVWGIILIILLFQISTAYQEENVSFTSEHEFSDNTSLYNSQTQYAPHQILVRFNTPEAHNLSHVLASVDQVEAIHASIGAQAVYSSSPNFVPGLQLVKIPDSMKVQDAVTWYQNQPSVLYAQPDNLIHPDDAPPASIPTSSAVNTTRVPSDPLYPLQWNLKNTGQYGGTPGADIHAEGAWNVTTGSDVVVAVVDSGVDYLHPDLKDNIWTDPVTGLHGYNFYDNNTDVMDYDGHGTACAGIVAAVGNNSIGATGSAWKAKIMALKMSSGGGGWVSAAIQSFEYATLHHADIITNSWRIAYRNQALLDAIAAFPGIMTWSASNENSDVDGYVDRMPQFLSPNVMPVMSTDDHDQRSSFSNYGKNTIFIAAPGSHILLLKPMKHDQTSLNSTNLSSQDIPYKYDNGTSFSSPMVAGVVALMKSLHPGYSNVQIKAALLRAADKNSNLIRYCIAGGRINASAAVLQEVSPYDAIGSMNMPPIMHTNTAFQCNITMQNAGTDTWNSNRSISLIAQNRDTILMGPERIEFPKGTTTAPGEYISFTFQGTSPAQFGYYNPSYRLSDLNGGFGEAVNAACTVTEAEALPDVPLDAYGSAMVSSGRYVYHFGGSSSSSSFRYDIVNTTWESITPMPEPGGYLEGSLINGKVFISGRYRNETLNVYDITNDSWSQIASDRRVSGRYLYKTGVIGDRMYVIGGNIDYFNVTNQVFCLNTTTGQWSQAPSMLTNRTQFFASSGNGTIIVAGGLDSYGGIFDFDKHNLRSAERFDGEKWSLLPDIPDTIGWDYGASGSDPDGSLWIAGGRRVTSLGVVYSDIAHFSVANKSWTVTPDLPTMMYPRYHDLGSIAEDGYLYTAHGENYSANLPWFERIKVRDSTVSPVKDLHTTQITPFTITWNWTLPQNHQITRIPITLNGNIVANLSGEATSYTAVRLTPKTEYQIGVQLQDLFRVTSQWEYHTAKTSTWYR
- the hgcB gene encoding mercury methylation ferredoxin HgcB, which produces MFNSYTENTLQYHQDRCINCKRCTEVCPHGVFEEGEKAAILKNQTRCMECGACALNCPVQAIEVQSGVGCAWAMIGAAIRGKDMDSGVCSCGGDSGSCCGE
- a CDS encoding nitrophenyl compound nitroreductase subunit ArsF family protein — its product is MKQSSLRNLFHRIAVITFILMCAGLCIWSVSAAADTNETPSGVNQVEVYHFHPTNGCRTCTAIGDYAEETVKKYYPNELENKKLVFDHINFQDPKNADLVKKFEVTGSSLMIGVTNGTKFHKEEDVKVWYKTGNKDDFMTYLKNLLDRRLSGSLE
- a CDS encoding aromatic aminobenezylarsenical efflux permease ArsG family transporter translates to MTDLMSFMETMGTSDISLVAAFFIGLMMVISPCPLATNITAIAYVSRNIGNSRYTILVGLLYSFGRMAVYVAIAALIVLCGLNVQSIALFLQEYGDLLLGPVLLICGILMSELIPFSFALEHAGLQTLKEEIYEKLSHQGLIGSFFLGILFAISFCPFSAVLFFGMLVPLALSTRDPIGVPLSFGLATSLPVILFSILLATGVNRCGTYLGKVQAAEIWVRRIVSVIFILVGLSFTVRLFLE